Proteins encoded within one genomic window of Pongo abelii isolate AG06213 chromosome 18, NHGRI_mPonAbe1-v2.0_pri, whole genome shotgun sequence:
- the C18H16orf92 gene encoding fertilization-influencing membrane protein isoform X5 encodes MGAGVGVAGCTRGHRNWVPSQLPPQEIKAGVSLAVVTDFAWVLAPRPKRATASALGTESPRFLDRPDFFDYPDSDQARLLAVAQFIGEKPIVFINSGSRPGLFHHILVGFLVVAFFFLLFQFCTHINFQKGA; translated from the exons ATGGGTGCTGGTGTGGGTGTGGCTGGCTGCACTAGGGGCCATAGAAACTG GGTCCCAAGTCAGCTTCCGCCTCAAGAGATAAAGGCAGGGGTCAGCTTGGCTGTTGTCACAGACTTTGCTTGGGTCCTAGCACCCAGACCCAAGCGTGCCACGGCGTCAGCCCTGGGGACAGAGTCTCCGCGCTTCTTAGACAGACCTGACTTCTTTGATTATCCGGACTCAGACCAAGCCAGGCTCCTGGCTGTGGCCCAGTTTATTGGAGAGAAACCCATCGTGTTCATTAACTCAG GTTCCAGACCCGGGCTCTTCCATCACATCCTGGTGGGCTTCCTGGTGGTGGcgttcttctttcttcttttccagttcTGCACCCACAT AAACTTCCAGAAAGGGGCCTAA
- the C18H16orf92 gene encoding fertilization-influencing membrane protein isoform X6, translating into MGAGVGVAGCTRGHRNWVPSQLPPQEIKAGVSLAVVTDFAWVLAPRPKRATASALGTESPRFLDRPDFFDYPDSDQARLLAVAQFIGEKPIVFINSETSRKGPKEPDKGSGLNLSTHTHLLSC; encoded by the exons ATGGGTGCTGGTGTGGGTGTGGCTGGCTGCACTAGGGGCCATAGAAACTG GGTCCCAAGTCAGCTTCCGCCTCAAGAGATAAAGGCAGGGGTCAGCTTGGCTGTTGTCACAGACTTTGCTTGGGTCCTAGCACCCAGACCCAAGCGTGCCACGGCGTCAGCCCTGGGGACAGAGTCTCCGCGCTTCTTAGACAGACCTGACTTCTTTGATTATCCGGACTCAGACCAAGCCAGGCTCCTGGCTGTGGCCCAGTTTATTGGAGAGAAACCCATCGTGTTCATTAACTCAG AAACTTCCAGAAAGGGGCCTAAAGAGCCGGACAAGGGCTCTGGACTCAACCTGAGCACCCACACCCACCTCCTCTCCTGTTGA
- the C18H16orf92 gene encoding fertilization-influencing membrane protein isoform X2 has translation MGGVPAPSTFSPHPKVPSEQLWAVTSQSPHLMIGVMRLWPWVLVWVWLAALGAIETAPRPKRATASALGTESPRFLDRPDFFDYPDSDQARLLAVAQFIGEKPIVFINSGSRPGLFHHILVGFLVVAFFFLLFQFCTHINFQKGA, from the exons ATGGGGGGGGTCCCAGCTCCTAGCACTTTCTCCCCTCACCCCAAAGTGCCATCAGAACAGCTCTGGGCTGTGACATCACAGAGCCCCCACCTCATGATAGGAGTCATGAGGCTGTGGCCATGGGTGCTGGTGTGGGTGTGGCTGGCTGCACTAGGGGCCATAGAAACTG CACCCAGACCCAAGCGTGCCACGGCGTCAGCCCTGGGGACAGAGTCTCCGCGCTTCTTAGACAGACCTGACTTCTTTGATTATCCGGACTCAGACCAAGCCAGGCTCCTGGCTGTGGCCCAGTTTATTGGAGAGAAACCCATCGTGTTCATTAACTCAG GTTCCAGACCCGGGCTCTTCCATCACATCCTGGTGGGCTTCCTGGTGGTGGcgttcttctttcttcttttccagttcTGCACCCACAT AAACTTCCAGAAAGGGGCCTAA
- the C18H16orf92 gene encoding fertilization-influencing membrane protein isoform X1: MGGVPAPSTFSPHPKVPSEQLWAVTSQSPHLMIGVMRLWPWVLVWVWLAALGAIETAPRPKRATASALGTESPRFLDRPDFFDYPDSDQARLLAVAQFIGEKPIVFINSAGSRPGLFHHILVGFLVVAFFFLLFQFCTHINFQKGA, translated from the exons ATGGGGGGGGTCCCAGCTCCTAGCACTTTCTCCCCTCACCCCAAAGTGCCATCAGAACAGCTCTGGGCTGTGACATCACAGAGCCCCCACCTCATGATAGGAGTCATGAGGCTGTGGCCATGGGTGCTGGTGTGGGTGTGGCTGGCTGCACTAGGGGCCATAGAAACTG CACCCAGACCCAAGCGTGCCACGGCGTCAGCCCTGGGGACAGAGTCTCCGCGCTTCTTAGACAGACCTGACTTCTTTGATTATCCGGACTCAGACCAAGCCAGGCTCCTGGCTGTGGCCCAGTTTATTGGAGAGAAACCCATCGTGTTCATTAACTCAG CAGGTTCCAGACCCGGGCTCTTCCATCACATCCTGGTGGGCTTCCTGGTGGTGGcgttcttctttcttcttttccagttcTGCACCCACAT AAACTTCCAGAAAGGGGCCTAA
- the C18H16orf92 gene encoding fertilization-influencing membrane protein isoform X4, translating into MGAGVGVAGCTRGHRNWVPSQLPPQEIKAGVSLAVVTDFAWVLAPRPKRATASALGTESPRFLDRPDFFDYPDSDQARLLAVAQFIGEKPIVFINSAGSRPGLFHHILVGFLVVAFFFLLFQFCTHINFQKGA; encoded by the exons ATGGGTGCTGGTGTGGGTGTGGCTGGCTGCACTAGGGGCCATAGAAACTG GGTCCCAAGTCAGCTTCCGCCTCAAGAGATAAAGGCAGGGGTCAGCTTGGCTGTTGTCACAGACTTTGCTTGGGTCCTAGCACCCAGACCCAAGCGTGCCACGGCGTCAGCCCTGGGGACAGAGTCTCCGCGCTTCTTAGACAGACCTGACTTCTTTGATTATCCGGACTCAGACCAAGCCAGGCTCCTGGCTGTGGCCCAGTTTATTGGAGAGAAACCCATCGTGTTCATTAACTCAG CAGGTTCCAGACCCGGGCTCTTCCATCACATCCTGGTGGGCTTCCTGGTGGTGGcgttcttctttcttcttttccagttcTGCACCCACAT AAACTTCCAGAAAGGGGCCTAA
- the C18H16orf92 gene encoding fertilization-influencing membrane protein isoform X7 has product MGGVPAPSTFSPHPKVPSEQLWAVTSQSPHLMIGVMRLWPWVLVWVWLAALGAIETAPRPKRATASALGTESPRFLDRPDFFDYPDSDQARLLAVAQFIGEKPIVFINSGSRPGLFHHILVGFLVVAFFFLLFQFCTHITVEGKEKTRRCPQTKRHRYSAKISPGQGQPSIKGKMQSKRSQGQRKFHVLGE; this is encoded by the exons ATGGGGGGGGTCCCAGCTCCTAGCACTTTCTCCCCTCACCCCAAAGTGCCATCAGAACAGCTCTGGGCTGTGACATCACAGAGCCCCCACCTCATGATAGGAGTCATGAGGCTGTGGCCATGGGTGCTGGTGTGGGTGTGGCTGGCTGCACTAGGGGCCATAGAAACTG CACCCAGACCCAAGCGTGCCACGGCGTCAGCCCTGGGGACAGAGTCTCCGCGCTTCTTAGACAGACCTGACTTCTTTGATTATCCGGACTCAGACCAAGCCAGGCTCCTGGCTGTGGCCCAGTTTATTGGAGAGAAACCCATCGTGTTCATTAACTCAG GTTCCAGACCCGGGCTCTTCCATCACATCCTGGTGGGCTTCCTGGTGGTGGcgttcttctttcttcttttccagttcTGCACCCACAT TACagtggagggaaaagaaaagaccaGAAGATGCCCACAGACCAAAAGGCACAGATACAGTGCCAAAATAAGCCCAGGCCAG GGACAGCCAAGCATTAAGGGGAAAATGCAGAGCAAAAGGAGCCAAGGACAAAGAAAGTTCCATGTACTTGGAGagtaa
- the TLCD3B gene encoding ceramide synthase isoform X2, protein MLTPMVAGGVVFPGLFLLSKNTLQRLPQLRWEEADAVIVSARLVSSVQAIMASTAGYIVSTSCKHIIDDQHWLSSAYTQFAVPYFIYDIYAMFLCHWHKHQVKGHGGDDGAARAPGSTWAIARGYLHKEFLMVLHHAAMVLVCFPLSVVWRQGKGDFFLGCMLMAEVSTPFVCLGKILIQYKQQHTLLHKVNGALMLLSFLCCRVLLFPYLYWAYGRHAGLPLLAVPLAIPAHVNLGAALLLAPQLYWFFLICRGACRLFWPRSRPPPACQAQD, encoded by the exons atgctgacCCCGATGGTGGCCGGGGGGGTGGTGTTCCCCGGACTCTTCCTCCTCTCCAAGAACACGCTCCAGCGGCTGCCCCAGCTACGCTGGGAGGAGGCCGACGCAGTCATTGTCTCAGCCAG gctggtgtCCTCCGTCCAGGCCATCATGGCCTCCACTGCCGGCTACATCGTCTCCACCTCCTGCAAGCACATCATCGATGACCA ACACTGGCTGTCCTCTGCCTACACGCAATTTGCTGTGCCCTACTTCATCTACGACATCTACGCCATGTTCCTCTGTCACTGGCACAAGCACCAGGTCAAAGGGCATGGAGGGGATGACggagcggccagagccccgggcAGCACGTGGGCCATAGCGCGCGGCTACCTGCACAAGGAGTTCCTCATGGTGCTCCACCATGCCGCCATGGTGCTGGTGTGCTTCCCGCTCTCGGTG GTGTGGCGACAGGGGAAAGGAGACTTCTTTCTGGGTTGCATGTTGATGGCAGAGGTCAGCACGCCCTTCGTCTGCCTTGGCAAGATCCTCATCCAG TACAAGCAGCAGCACACGCTGCTGCACAAGGTGAACGGGGCCCTGATGCTGCTCAGCTTCCTCTGCTGCCGGGTGCTGCTCTTCCCCTACCTGTACTGGGCCTACGGGCGCCACGCCGGCCTGCCCCTGCTGGCCGTGCCCCTGGCCATCCCTGCCCACGTCAACCTGGGCGCTGCGCTGCTCCTGGCCCCTCAGCTCTACTGGTTCTTCCTCATCTGCCGCGGGGCCTGCCGCCTCTTCTGGCCCCGCTCCCGGCCGCCCCCGGCCTGCCAGGCCCAGGACTGA
- the C18H16orf92 gene encoding fertilization-influencing membrane protein isoform X3, translating to MGGVPAPSTFSPHPKVPSEQLWAVTSQSPHLMIGVMRLWPWVLVWVWLAALGAIETAPRPKRATASALGTESPRFLDRPDFFDYPDSDQARLLAVAQFIGEKPIVFINSETSRKGPKEPDKGSGLNLSTHTHLLSC from the exons ATGGGGGGGGTCCCAGCTCCTAGCACTTTCTCCCCTCACCCCAAAGTGCCATCAGAACAGCTCTGGGCTGTGACATCACAGAGCCCCCACCTCATGATAGGAGTCATGAGGCTGTGGCCATGGGTGCTGGTGTGGGTGTGGCTGGCTGCACTAGGGGCCATAGAAACTG CACCCAGACCCAAGCGTGCCACGGCGTCAGCCCTGGGGACAGAGTCTCCGCGCTTCTTAGACAGACCTGACTTCTTTGATTATCCGGACTCAGACCAAGCCAGGCTCCTGGCTGTGGCCCAGTTTATTGGAGAGAAACCCATCGTGTTCATTAACTCAG AAACTTCCAGAAAGGGGCCTAAAGAGCCGGACAAGGGCTCTGGACTCAACCTGAGCACCCACACCCACCTCCTCTCCTGTTGA